The Saccharopolyspora gregorii genomic interval GCCGACGACCCCGCCGCCGCGTTCGCCGACGGCCTTCGCGCAGGTCTGCGGGTCCAGCCGCACCGCGACCCAGGTGGTGCGGCGCGCGGCTGCGGAGGAGGTCCCCATCAGCTCCAGGTAGGAGTTCAGCGCGGGCGAATCCGGCAGCAGCGCGGCACTTCCCGGGTAGCAGTGCCAGATCACCTGGATCGCGTCGAGCACCACGCCGCGGTCCTCCAGGCACGGCGTCAGCACGCCCAGCGGCAGGTTCGTCGCCTTGTCCGGGTTGCTGATCAGCGGCGGCGTCGGGTCCACCATGAGCACCGCGGTCCACTTGCCGTTGTGCCAGGACAAACCGACCGGGTTGCGGTCGTGGTCCTGGCCGCGCGCGACGACGAGGTCCTCGACCAGGATCCGCAGCAGCGCCACCCGGTGGTTCTCGTCGGGCCCGATGATGCCGTCACCGTTGCGGTCCTCGACGAATTCGCTGACGTCCTCGGACGGCGGGACGGAACGGCGGATGTGGCTGCGCGTCCGGTATTCCAGGACGAGCCCGAACCACTGGGTGAACCAGCGACCGCGCCTGCGCAGCAGCGCGATGATCAGCGCGAGCGCGACGACGCCCGCGGACACCGGCCACAGCATCTCGTTGAGCAGCACCAGGATCAGGCCGAGTGCCAGGCCGACCTCGATGACGACGATGTTGGCCACCGGCATCGCCCCGAGGCTGGCACCGACCGTGCGACGCCGCGCTCGGATGCGCGTGCGAGCACCGCCGGTACCGGAGGCGTTCGGCTGGGCCGGATGTTGCGTGCTGACGGACATCCGTTCGGTCTCTTCCCCTCGCAGGTAGTGCGCGCACGGGGCGCGCCAACCAGGTCGTTCGGCAGCCGTTCCAAGAGTTTGCGGAAGGGTTCCGTCGAACCGGACCCGTGCGGCGCCCCTCTCCGGCTATCCTGCGGAACCGTACCTCGGACGGGAGAGCTGTAGGCGAAGAATGGCATCAACACCCACAACGAAGTCACAGGTTCAGGCGTACCAGTTCGTCCTTCGCCGCATGGAATCGGCGTTGGTGCGCAAAGACGCGGTGATGCTGCACGACCCGATGGGCTCGCACAAGCGCGCCACCATCGCCGGTGCCATCCTCGCCTGCATCGGGCTGATCGGGTTCCTCGTCTGGGGCTTGTTCGGCGGGAAGGGGTCGATCCCCGAACCGGGCAACATCGTCATCGGCAAGGACAGCGGCAGCGTGTACGTCGTCACCGCGGACGACGCCGCGCAGAAGCGGCTGATCCCGATGCTGAACATGGCGTCCGCGAAGCTCCTGGTGATGGCGCAGGGCGGAGGCCAGGGCGGGCAGCCCGTCCAGGCGACCACGGTGAAGGAGTCGGCGCTGGCGGACTTCCCGCGCGGCCCGCGCACCGGGATGGTCAACGCCCCCAACTACTTGCCCGCGGCGAACAACGTCGCCGAGCCCGCGTGGGCGATCTGCGACGTCGGGCAGGTCCGGGACAACCTCGGCAGCGAGGAGCGGACGCAGCGCGCGACGAAGGTGGAGACCACCGTCATCGGCGGCGACGCGGACCACGGCGTCGAGCTCAAGCCCGACGAGTCGCTGTTCGTGCAGGACCAGAGCTCCGGGCAGGAGTACCTGATCTACCGGGTGGAGGACCTGCCGGGCCGGCCGCACACCAAGGTCGTCAAGGCGCAGGTGGACCGCTCCGAGCAGGCCGTGATGGACCTCTACGGGCTCAACGGGGTGGTTCCGCGGACCATCACCACGAACATGCTGAACTCGGTGCCGGACGCGCCGCCGTTGCAGATCCCGGACGCGCCCAGCGGCAGCGTGGACTACATGCTGAACCCGTACGACTCCGGTGACGTGGTCAAGCAGACCGTCGCCGGGGCACCGGACAAGTACTTCGCGCTGCTGCCCGAGGGCAAGCAGGAGATCAGCGCCGGTGCGGCCGCGGTGCTGCACGCCAGCAAGCGCGGCAGCCAGGAGATCCCGAACTCCACCGGCACCATCACCGATGCGAAGACCGCGGAGACGCAGCGCCTCGACATGGACTCGTTCCCGACGGTCGTGCCGCACCCGCTGTCCTTCCAGCAGGCACCCACGTCCTGCCTCAGCTGGCACAACATCGGCGGCGAGCACCACGTCACGGTCACCGTCGGCAAGGACGCCCCCACGAAGACCGCCCCGGTGAAGCTGGCCCAGCACGACGGGACCGGCCCGAAGGTGGACTTCTTCTACATGCCCGCCGGGAAGGCGGCCGTGGTGCGCGGCGCGTCCAACGAGGCCGGTGCCGACTCGGCCCCGATCTACCTGGTGTCCGACCAGGGCGTGATCTACGGGATCAAGGACGGTGCGACCGCGCAGGGGCTCGGCGTGGTGACCAACCCGGGTGCGTTGCAGGCCGGTCCGTCCGGGATCCTGCGGTCGCTGCCGAAGGGCGATCTGCTCGACCCGGCGCAGGCCAGCTACGTGTACGACTCCGTCCCGGTCCCGCCGGGCGGCGTGAACCGGCCGCCGCCGAACCCGCAGGCGCAGCAGCAGTCCGGCAGCACCGGCGGCTGACGGCTCCTCCCGCGAGGTCAACGGCCCGCTCGACCTTTCCCGGTCGGGCGGGCCGTTCGCGTTTCCCGCCCAGCGGACGGGAACCGCGGTGCCGGTGAGCACGTCCCAGGGACGGTGTGCTCGTGCCCGAGCGCGGGCGCGCCCACCGGCCCGCTGGGGTGGCCGGTGTCGTCGACTACCGGGAGGTGCCGGATGGCGGGGATCCGGATCGAGACCGACGAGCTGGTGGCGCGCGCGGACGCGCTGCGCGCCGCCGGGGAGCTCGTGGGTGAAGTGGGGCGCGGACTGGGGGACGCGCCCGGTGGCGCCGATTTCGGGGAGTGGGGCGAGGCGGCCGCCGAGTCCTACGACGGGCTGGCCGGGGCGCTGCGGGAGCGGATCTTCGGCCTCGGCCACGCCGTCGCCGACGCGGGGGACGAGCTCACCGCGGTCGTCGAGCGGCACGCGACCGGGGACGCCGAGCACGCCGCCGGTTTCGGCCGGGAGGGCGAGGCGTGATGGGGGAACCGGGCGGGATGTTGCAGTCGAACGACCTGCGCGCGGTGCGCGCGGCCAGCGCGGCGGAGGCGGAGCGGACTTCCGCGCCCGCGGCCGACGTCGGAACGGCGGCGGTCGCACCGGGGGCCGATCCGGTCGCACCCGGATCCGGTTCGCCCGCAACGGGAATCGAGCCGCTGGCGCCCGGGTCCGCGGCCGTCGCACCGGAATCCGCCGCGCCCGCACCGGGAACCGAGCCCGCCGCGTTCGCCGCCGACCGGGCCGAGCTGCCGGTGCAGCTGGACTTCCTGCACCAGTCCGTCGAGGTGCTGGAGGTGCCCGACCCGTTCGGCCCGGAGTTCGCCGTCGCGGGAGGGGAGTGGCGGGCGCTGCCGCCCGCCGCCGAGTTCTGGCGCGCCGCGGCGGAAGCCCTGCGCGAAGGCGCCTCCTCGGCCGCCGACCAGGTGAGCGGTGTCGAGGCGAGCTGGGACGGCGCGGACGCCGACGCGTTCGCCGCCGCGCTGCGCCGGATCGGCGCGAGCGGCGCGGCGCTCGCCGAGGTGGCGGACGCGCTGGCCGCGGAACTCGACGCGGCGGCCGGTGCGCTGCGCGAACTGGCCGGGGAGATGCGGCTGCTCGTCGCCGAGGTCGCGGCCCAGGTGCACGCGGCCCTGCGCGAACCGGGCCCGGACCTGCCCGCGGCCCGCGAGCACCTGATGCGGGTCCGGCGCCCGGCGGCGGGCCTGGCCGAGTCGGTGCGCGAGGTGCTGGCCCGGCTGCACCGGTTCTGCGCCGCGCAGCGGGACGTGCTGCCGCCGGTGCCGACCGTCACCGCGGACGGGCCGCGGAATCCGTTGTGGACAGAGCTCGCGGCTGCGGGGGAACCGCGCGCCGGAGCGGCCCCGGCCACGACCAGCCCGGCCACGACCAGCCCGGCGACGACCACCCCGGCCACGACCAGCCCGGCGACGACCAGCCCGGCCACGACCAGCCCGGCCCAGGCCGGGGACGCCGAGCAGGCGGGCGACGCCGAGCAGTCCGACGGCGGCACCTCCGCGGCCACCACCGGTGCCGTGCTCGGCGGCGGGATGGTCGGCGGCATGATGCCGCTCGCCGGGATGGCGGGCCTGGCCGGTGCGGGCGGCGGGACGGGACGTCGCCCGCAGCAGCGGCCGCGGCCGAAGGCCGACCCGGCCGAGCTGTTCGGCACCCCGCCGCCCGCCGCCGACCCGGTGCTCGGCGACACGAGGAAGAAGCGCCCGGAATGACCGGGGGCTGATCCGACGAGGCCCGGTGGAGTCCGAAGTGGACGCCACCGGGCCTTCGTCGTCGTACGCCGGGATCAGTCGTCGTCGCCGCCCGCGCGGCGCGCGCGGACCGTGCGCACCGCGTTGATCAGGAACGCGGTGAACAGCACCGCCCCGATGCCGCCGAGCGCCCCGCCGAACGCGACGGTCATCGCCGCCCAGTCCGGCTGCGGGATGACGTCCGCGCCGAGCCGCGCCGGCTTCGCCGGGGCGGGCTGCGCGCCGTGCTCGGCGGGCACCACGTCGCTCAGCGCCGCCATCGGGTCGATCATGCCGTGCCCGAGGATGTCGTTGCGCCCGTTCGGCCCGCCGGGGCTCAGCGAGGTCTGCTCGATCCGGTCCATCACCTGCTTCGCGGTGAGCTCCGGGAACTTCTGCTTGATCAGCACCGCCAGCCCGGAGACGTACGGGGCGGCGAAGCTGGTGCCCTGGATCGGACCCGGCTCGCCCTGCGGCCCGGTCGCGAGCTGGTTGACCACGCCGGTCCCCCCGCTGCCCGGGTCGAGCGCCGTGAGGTCCTCGCCCGGTGCCGCGACGTCCACCCACGGGCCGGGAACGGTGAACTCGGAGGCCTGGCCCTGCTGCCCGACCGACGCCACCGTCAGCACGTACTCGTCGAACCAGGCGGGCAGCACCGCGGTGACCGGGTTGCCGGGCGGGTTCTTCTGGCAGCTGTCCTGGGTGTTGCCCGCCGCGGCGACCACGACGACGCCCTTGTCGTAGGCGTTCTTCACCGCGTTGTGCAGCCGGTTGTTGTGCCCGCCGCCATCGGCCATCGCCGCGGCCATCGTCTGGCAGGACGACTGCGAGATGTTGATGACGCTGGCGCCCTGGTCCGTGGCGTACTGCACGGCCTGCGCCATCGTGCGGGTGTCACCGATCGTCTTGTTCTGCTGCTTGTCCTGGAACAGCGCGGACGACTGCCGGATCGACATGATCTGCGAGTCCGGGGCGACCCCGACGAACCCGGTGTCCGGGGAGGGCGCCGCCGCGATGATCCCGGCCACCACCGTGCCGTGGCCGTCGCAGTCGCGGTTCGCGCCGCCGTCCGGCACCGCGCTGCCCCCGCCGCCGGTCAGCTTCAGCCGCGGGTGCTCGTTGACGCCCGTGTCGATGACCGCGACGGTCGCGCCCTGCCCGGTGAGCCCCTCGGAGTGCGCGCGTTCGAACCCGAGCGTGAGCTGGCTCCACGGCTTCTCCACGACGGAGGCGCCGCTGCTGTTCGCCTGCATGCAGCCCTGGGTGGGCTCGTAGTTGCCCGACGGGGACAGCGGCCCGGTCGGCGGCGCGTCGGGGACGAGCGGCGGTGGCTGGAACTCGGTCTCGTCCGCCAGTGCGGGCTGCACCGGGCCGAGCGCGGTGATGCCCAGCACGGCCACCAGCGCCATGCCGCGCCGCAGCGCGCCGTTCCGCGAGTTGAAACCCATCTCGGCGGTCCTCAGAAGAAGTTCAGGTTGAGGTCGCGGATCGTCATGTACAGGTCCATGACGCCCAGCGCGAGCGGCAGCACCAGCGCGATCAGCACCGCCTCCAGGATGTCCACCATGCGCCGCTGCACCGGCGAGAACCGGCGGTTCGGGAACACCACGCCGAACACCAGCGCGCCCACGCTCAGCAGCAGCAGCGGCGGGAACACCCAGGCCACGGCCATCGGCGCCACCGCGGTCTGCACGAGCAGCCCGGCGGCCACGCCGACCGAGGCGAGCAGCCCGCTGATCAGCAGCGCCACCGCCTGGCTGCCGTTGGCGTAGTTGCGGCCGCGCAGCAGCAGCACCGCGGCGACCACGATCGCGAACAGGGCGCCGAAGACGCCGCCGTTGGCCAGCGTGATCGCGAGGATCGCGCCGAGCGCGGCGGTGAGCCCGCAGCCGATGATCAGCCCGGTCATGTACTGGTGGGCGAGGCCGGTGCGGCGCTCGATCATCAGGTAGTCCGGGAAGCCCTCGTCCTCCTTGAGGTCGTCGGCGTTGCCCGGCACGTGCGGCAGCGGCAGCTTCGCCAGCTGGATCGTCAGCCGCGGCAGCAGCGAGATCCCGGCGAGCCCGATGGCGCCGGCCCCGGCGGCGACACCGGCGGCGCTCGCCCCGCTCGGCAGCAGCAGGGCGGCGATGAAGGCGAGCACCGCGAACGTGGAGACGGTCGCGGCGGCGATGAACGTGACGATGCCGGTGCCGATCACCATCAGCGAGATCGACGCGAAGATGAGCACCAGCGCGCTGGCCAGCAGCAGCTTCGGGGTGGGGTCGTTGCCGGGGACCGCGTTGAGCCCGGCGACGAACGCCATCGGCAGCGCGCCCGCCCCGGCGATCACGGTGCCGGTGGTGGCGGCGCCGTAGGCGCGGGTGACGACCGAGCCGATGCCGGTGGCGAACACGGCGACCACGAGCGCGATGATCGCGGTGATCGCGTGGAAGAGGACCCCACCGGCCTGTCCGGACAGTCCTAACGCGGCGGCGGCGGCGACGAACCCGAGCACGCCCGCGGCGTGCCCGATCTTGGCGGCGGTCTCCTTCGTCCACGGCCGGTAGCTGCCCGGTTCCGCCTCGGCGAGCGCGTCCACCACGTCGTCGTAGAGCGGGGGCGGCGGGTCGTCCGAGCGGCGGCGCAGCTGCAGCAGTTCGCCGTCGACGACGCCGAGCGAGGACAGCGTCTGGCTGTTCTCCAGCGGTTCTTCACCCAGCTTCGCCAGGCACCAGCCACCGTGCCGCGAGCCACCGTCCGTGCTGCCCTCGCGGGCCATGTCCAGCAGCATCGGCAGCAGATCCGCCACCGCGACGTCGGCGGGCAGCGCCAAGTCGATGCGAGTATTCGGCGCCACCACTGTCACGCGGCTGAACACCGTGGTCCCGGTCGCCACTGAGGCCCCCTACTTCCTAGGTCCTTGCACTTGGGTCCTTCTGCGTTCGATCCGGCCCGGTGCGGCTTTTCTCGCCGAAAGCGGCCCGCCCGGCCGAAGAGCGCCCCTAGTATGGCCGCACCGACCTCGCAGGGGTGAAGGGTTTGGTCGAACTCGTGCCAACGGGTTCGCAACCGGTTGGTCACGGACGGACCGGAACCGCCTGGACCCCGCTGACGTCGGTGTCGTGGACGGTACAGAATGCCGCCTGCGGCAGTAGGGGCGTCGTGACGTGAGCCCGCCGCTCCACATTGCTACGACAGGAAAGGTTGCTGCCTCCGGTGAGCACGCTGCAGTTCAAGCGATTGCCGCGCATGGCCGCTCCGAGGCCGCCTGGCGGGGAGGTGCACCTCGAACCGCCACCCGAGATCCCGCGGGTGATCCCCGGCAACATCGTTCAGAAGGTGCTGCCAGGCGTCATGATCGTCGCATCCCTCGGGATGATGGTCTTCATGCTTCAGCGGGCCAAGGACAACCCGATGATGATGATGATGCCGATGATGATGCTCGTCTCGACTTTCGGGATGATGGCGGGCGGCGGCAAGGACGGCGGTCAGAAGAAGGCCGAGATGAACGAGGACCGCAAGGACTACCTGCGGTACCTCGGTCAGATGCGGGATCGCGCCCGCGAGGCCGCGGACGAGCAGCGCCTCGCCCGGGAATGGGTCCACCCGGACCCGCAGACGCTGTGGTCGCTGGCGAACGGCACCCGGCGGATGTGGGAGCGCAGGCCGAACGACAACGACTTCTGCCAGGTCCGCGTCGGCCGCGGCTCGCAGCGGCTGGAGACGCGGCTGGTGCCGCCGCAGACCGGGCCGGTCGACGAGCTGGAGCCGATCACCACGTTGGCGCTGCGCCGCTTCGTGCGCGCCCACTCGCTGGTGGCCCAGCTGCCGATCGCGACCTCGCTGCGCGGTTTCGCCGCGGTCGGGCTGCAAGGCGACCGGGTGCTCACCCGCGGGCTCGCGCGAGCGATGCTGGCCCAGCTGGCGACCTTCCACTCGCCGAACGACGTGATCATCGCGATCGCCTCCAGCGGCCGGTCGCGCACCGAGTGGGACTGGGTGAAGTGGCTGCCGCACGCGCAGCACCCCACCGAGACCGACGGCATCGGCCCGATGCGGCTGATGTCCGGTTCGCTGTGGGGCATCGAGGAGATGCTCGCCGAGCAGCTCGACGAACGCCCCCGGTTCCAGCGCAACGCGGCCCCGCCGGAAGGCCAGCCGCACATCGTGATCGTGCTCGACGACGCCGAGATCAGCCGCGAGGAGCAGCTGATCGTCGAAGGCGGGCTCGCCGGGGTGACGATCATCGACCTGTCCGATGTGCTCGGTCCGATGACGCAGCGCCGCGGCATGCGCATCGTCGTCGAGCCGGACCGCATCGGCGCCCGCGGCCAGAACAGCGTGGAGTGGTTCGGCGAACCGGACGCGCTGACCATGGAGGAGGCCACCTCGCTGGCCCGCCAGATGGCGCGGTACCGCATCGCCTCCGGCCCGGCGGCCGTGGAGGACAGCGGCGGCTTCGAACCGCTCACCACGCAGCTCAACTACATCGAGCAGCTCGGCCTTGCGGGCGACCCGGTCACCTTCGACCTCAACGAGGCCTGGCGCCCACGTCCGCGGGACGACATGTACCGCGTCGCGATCGGCCCCGGTGAGCAGGGCGAGATCGTGCACCTGGACATCAAGGAGACCGCCTCCGGCGGCATGGGCCCGCACGGCCTGTGCATCGGTGCGACCGGTTCCGGCAAGTCCGAGTTCCTGCGCACCATCGTGCTGGGCCTGCTGGCCACGCACTCCTCGGCGGCGCTGAACTTCGTGCTCGTCGACTTCAAGGGCGGTGCGACGTTCAAGGGCTTCGACAACGCCCCGCACGTCTCCGCGAGCATTTCGAACCTCGGTGACGACAGCACCCTGGTCGACCGCATGCAGGCCGCGCTCGAAGGCGAGATGAACCGCAGGCAGGAGGTGCTGGACAAGGCGGGCGCGAAGAACGTCTGGGACTACCGGAAGCTCTATGAGGCCGGGCACGACAACGCCAAGGACCCGCTGCCCGCGCTGTTCGTGGTCATCGACGAGTTCGGCGAGCTGCTGCAGCAGAAGCCGGAGTTCGCCGACCTGTTCACCATGATCGGCCGGCTGGGCCGGTCGCTGCAGGTCCACCTGCTGCTCGCCTCGCAGCGCCTGGAGGAGGGCAAGCTGCGCGGCCTGGACTCGCACCTGTCCTACCGGATCGGCCTGAAGACGTTCAACGCCTCCGAGTCCCGCGCCGCCATCGGCATCCCGGACGCGGCGGACCTGCCCTCCAACGGTGGGCACGGGTACCTGAAGCACCCCAACGGCATGGAGCGGTTCCGCGCGGCCTATGTCTCCGGGCACGACCACCAGACCAGCGGGCGCCGCCCGATCGGCCGGGCGGCGTCGCCGGTGACGGGGGAGAAGCGGCCCCGGTTCTTCATCCCGGACTTCGTGGAGAAGCCCCCGGAGCCGGAGGCCCCGGTGGTCGAGGAGGAGCCGAAGAAGAAGGACGACCTGGCGCCGACCGACTTCCAGCTGGTCATCAGCAAGGTCGAGGGCCAGTGGCCGCCGGCGCACATGGTGTGGCTGCCGCCGCTGGACGCCCCGCCCACGCTGGACGGCCTGCTGCCGCCGCTGCAGGCGACCGACGACCGCGGCTACACCGCCGTCGGCCACCCGGGCAGCGGCAAGCTGGAGGTGCCGATCGGGCTCATCGACGTGCCCTACCACCAGCGGCAGGACCCGCTGGTGCTGCGCTTCGCCAACGGTGCCGAGGGCAACGGCGCCGTGGTCGGCGGTCCGCAGACGGGCAAGTCGAACCTGCTGCGCACGATGATCGCGTCGATGGCGCTCACGCACACCCCGCAGGAGGTGCAGTTCTACTGCGTCGACCTCGGTGGTGGTTCGCTCTCGGCGCTGCGGAACCTGCCGCACGTCGGCGCGTACGGCAACCGGCGCGACCCGGACACAGTGCGGCGCACCATCGCCGAGGTCAAGTCGCTGCTGGCGGCGCGCGAAGGCCGGTTCCAGGAGGCGGGCATCGACTCGATGGCCGACTTCCGCAACCGCAAGCGCCGCGGTGAGATCACCGACGACCCGTACGGCGACGTGTTCCTCATCGTCGACGGGTGGGAGGCGTTCCGCGCCGAGTCCGAGTTCGAGCCGCTCGAACCGGAGATCAACAACCTGGTGCAGCAGGGCCTCGCGTTCGGCATCCACGTGTTCATCGGCGCCAACCGGTGGGCCGCGATCCGGCCGCAGCTCAAGGACGCCCTCGGCACCCGCATGGAGCTCCGGCTCGGTGACCCCGGCGAGTCCGAGGTCAACCGCAAGGTCGCGGTGACGGTGCCGCTGGGCCGCCCGGGCCGCGGGCTGCACGCCACGCAGCTGCACTACCTGACGGCACTGCCCCGGGTGGACAGCGAGAAGCTCGGCGACCGGATCCCCGCGGAGGCGGCGCGCGCCGAGGCGGCGAACGAGAAGCACCCGCGCCCGTCGTGGGAGCTCTACAACGACGACCTCGCCGACGGCGTCGCCGACCTGGTCAACCGGGTCCGCAGCTCGTGGAAGGGCCGTCCGGCGCCGCAGGTCCGGCTGCTGCCGAACCTGCTGCCGTACGAGCAGCTGCCCGCCAAGGAGCAGCAGCCGCGTCCGCACCTGGTGCCGATCGGCATCAACGAGGACGGGCTCAACCCGGTCTACCTGGACTTCAAGGCCGAACCGCACTTCTACGCGTTCGGCGAGCGCGAGTCCGGGAAGACGGCGCTGCTGCGCACCATCGTCAACGGCATCACCAGCCGGTACACCCGCGAGCAGGCGCTGATCCTGCTCGTCGACGTGCGCCGCACGATGCTGGGCGTGGTGCCGGACTCGCACCTCATGGAGTACACGGTCACCGCGGACCAGCTGAAGAACAACGTGCGGGACATCGCCGCCGCGTTGAAGAAGCGGCTGCCCGGCCCGGACGTCACCCAGGAGCAGCTGCGGGACCGCTCCTGGTGGAAGGGCGCGGACCTGTTCATCGTGATCGACGACTACGAGCTGATCTCGCCGCAGGGCAGCAACCCGCTGGCACCGCTGGCGGAGTTCGTCGCGCAGGCCTCCGACGTGGGGCTGCACATGGTGATCGCCCGGAACTCGGGCAACGCCAGCCGTGCGCTGTTCGAGCCGATCATCGGCAAGATGCGGGAGGTCTCGGCGCCCGGTCTCGCGATGAGCGCGAACAAGGACGACGGGCAGCTCGTCGGCAACGTCAAGTCCCGGCAGCTGCCGCCGGGGCGCGGGACGCTGGTCAGCCGCTCGTTGCGCGGCGGCCCGCAGCTGATCCAGACGGCGTACTCGCAGCCGCAGTGATCGGCGGGTCCCGTGCGGACCGCTGGCGGCCCTCCCCCGTCCTCGTGGCGGGGGAGGGCCGTCGTCGCTCTCGGTGAATGACACGATCGAGCGAAGATCTTCCTCGGTGTTCGCGCTTATGGTGTGGGCCATGTCAGACACCCCCCGAGCCCGCGCGCTGGGAAAGGAATTGCGTGCCGTTCGCGAGCAATCCGGACTGACCTTGCGCCAGCTCGGCGATCTGATCGGCTGCTCCGAAGCGAAGGTGAGCCGAATGGAGACGGCCCGCCGCCGCCTCGCCCCGAATTCCGTGCGGGCCTTCCTGGACGCCGTGGACGTGCGCGGTGCTAACCGCGACCGGTTGTTGCGCCTCGCCTACGACATCGACGAACCGGTGTGGTGGGAATCGGGCATCGGATTGCCCGCGCAGCTCACCGAACTCATCGACGCGGAGAAACGCGCGGTGTGCATCACCGAGGCGTCCGAAGTCCTCGTTCCCGGACTGCTGCAGATCCCCGACTACGCCCGCGCGCTGTTCAACGCCACCGGTGTTCCGGCCGAGCAGGTCGACCGGCTCATCGGGGCCCGCTTGGCCCGGCAGGGCATCCTGCACCGCGCCGAACCGACCCGGTACGTGGTGCTGCTGGACGAGGCCGCGCTGTGCCGAGCGGTCGGCGGGCCTGCGGTGATGGCCGCGCAGCTGAACGCGATGTGCGCGGTGTGCCGGGAGCCGAACATCTCCCTGCACGTGGTGCCGTTCACCGCGGGCGCGCACACCGGACTGGACGGCCCGTTCCTCCTGCTGGAGTTCGTCCGGAGCAGGCCGGTGGTCCATTTGGAACAGCGCAGGTGCGGTGCATTCCTCGACGACCCGGAAGATGTAACGCCCTTTTTGCACGCGCGATCTAGTCTGTGCCGGACAGCGCTGAGCCCTGATCGTTCCCTGGAACTCGTAGCGGCTTATGCGCGCAGGTACGAGTGCGGGGAGGACACTGGTCATGGGGACGGGGCGTTGGCGGAAATCGAGCTACAGCGGTAGTCAATCGGCGTGCGTGGAAGTCGGTTCGATCGCGATGCGGGTGGATGTGCGCGATTCGAAGGACCAGTCCGCGGTGCTGTGCTTCCGGCGTGATCAGTGGCGAACTTTCCTGGCCGAGATCAAGTACTCGGATTGATCCCGGCCGGGCTGCTCGGGTCGGGTGCGGGGGCGTGCCGGCCGGGCCCCGCACCCGGTGCCCGCGGAGCGCGGGAACCTCGGACACGGTGCGTCAAGAGGTTGCCACGAAAGCCACCCGATCGAGGGCAGACTGTTGAACTGCGCGCACCCTCGGCCTCTAGGGTGCTGGGGTGGATTCGGGATCGGAGCCCGACTCGCGCGAACCGTTCGGGGGAATTCGGGTTCGCGCCCGGTTCGTCCCGCCGCACCGGCGGCCCGGCGAAGACACCGACGCGACCCCGCGGCGGTGCGCGAAGGAGTAGTGGGTGTCCCTGCACGTCTCGGTCGACTTCGGCACCTCGAGCACTTGCACCGTGGTGTCCGTCGGCGGCGGTGAGCCGCAGGTGGTGGTCGTCGACGGCCAGCCCCTGGTGCCCTCCGCGGTGTTTGCCGCGGCCGACGGCACGTTGTTCGTCGGCCACGAGGCGGAGCGGCAGGCCGCCGTCGACCCGTCCCGGTTCGAACCGCACCCCAAGCGCCGCATCGACGAGGGCGAGCTGCTGCTGGGCAGCAGCGTGCTGCGCGTCGGCGACGTGGTGCGCGCGGTGCTGCAGCGGGCCGTCGGCGAGGCCCGCCGGTTCGCCGCGGGCGCGGGCGTGGACCTGCTCGTGCTCACGCATCCCGCGGACTGG includes:
- the eccB gene encoding type VII secretion protein EccB yields the protein MASTPTTKSQVQAYQFVLRRMESALVRKDAVMLHDPMGSHKRATIAGAILACIGLIGFLVWGLFGGKGSIPEPGNIVIGKDSGSVYVVTADDAAQKRLIPMLNMASAKLLVMAQGGGQGGQPVQATTVKESALADFPRGPRTGMVNAPNYLPAANNVAEPAWAICDVGQVRDNLGSEERTQRATKVETTVIGGDADHGVELKPDESLFVQDQSSGQEYLIYRVEDLPGRPHTKVVKAQVDRSEQAVMDLYGLNGVVPRTITTNMLNSVPDAPPLQIPDAPSGSVDYMLNPYDSGDVVKQTVAGAPDKYFALLPEGKQEISAGAAAVLHASKRGSQEIPNSTGTITDAKTAETQRLDMDSFPTVVPHPLSFQQAPTSCLSWHNIGGEHHVTVTVGKDAPTKTAPVKLAQHDGTGPKVDFFYMPAGKAAVVRGASNEAGADSAPIYLVSDQGVIYGIKDGATAQGLGVVTNPGALQAGPSGILRSLPKGDLLDPAQASYVYDSVPVPPGGVNRPPPNPQAQQQSGSTGG
- the eccE gene encoding type VII secretion protein EccE: MPVANIVVIEVGLALGLILVLLNEMLWPVSAGVVALALIIALLRRRGRWFTQWFGLVLEYRTRSHIRRSVPPSEDVSEFVEDRNGDGIIGPDENHRVALLRILVEDLVVARGQDHDRNPVGLSWHNGKWTAVLMVDPTPPLISNPDKATNLPLGVLTPCLEDRGVVLDAIQVIWHCYPGSAALLPDSPALNSYLELMGTSSAAARRTTWVAVRLDPQTCAKAVGERGGGVVGAHRALIGALSRVRNALASQGISARPLDPDELLQAGISSAELQDALGSQRPIGLRERWSGVIADNYRHASYAITGWPNRMTDGINALTGVRGRSISIALSIAPSGEDGEVGLRGLVRISGRTPEALNSADHQLRAISNKLNLTLTPLRGMQLAGLTGTLPLGGAA
- the mycP gene encoding type VII secretion-associated serine protease mycosin, with amino-acid sequence MGFNSRNGALRRGMALVAVLGITALGPVQPALADETEFQPPPLVPDAPPTGPLSPSGNYEPTQGCMQANSSGASVVEKPWSQLTLGFERAHSEGLTGQGATVAVIDTGVNEHPRLKLTGGGGSAVPDGGANRDCDGHGTVVAGIIAAAPSPDTGFVGVAPDSQIMSIRQSSALFQDKQQNKTIGDTRTMAQAVQYATDQGASVINISQSSCQTMAAAMADGGGHNNRLHNAVKNAYDKGVVVVAAAGNTQDSCQKNPPGNPVTAVLPAWFDEYVLTVASVGQQGQASEFTVPGPWVDVAAPGEDLTALDPGSGGTGVVNQLATGPQGEPGPIQGTSFAAPYVSGLAVLIKQKFPELTAKQVMDRIEQTSLSPGGPNGRNDILGHGMIDPMAALSDVVPAEHGAQPAPAKPARLGADVIPQPDWAAMTVAFGGALGGIGAVLFTAFLINAVRTVRARRAGGDDD
- the eccD gene encoding type VII secretion integral membrane protein EccD, producing MATGTTVFSRVTVVAPNTRIDLALPADVAVADLLPMLLDMAREGSTDGGSRHGGWCLAKLGEEPLENSQTLSSLGVVDGELLQLRRRSDDPPPPLYDDVVDALAEAEPGSYRPWTKETAAKIGHAAGVLGFVAAAAALGLSGQAGGVLFHAITAIIALVVAVFATGIGSVVTRAYGAATTGTVIAGAGALPMAFVAGLNAVPGNDPTPKLLLASALVLIFASISLMVIGTGIVTFIAAATVSTFAVLAFIAALLLPSGASAAGVAAGAGAIGLAGISLLPRLTIQLAKLPLPHVPGNADDLKEDEGFPDYLMIERRTGLAHQYMTGLIIGCGLTAALGAILAITLANGGVFGALFAIVVAAVLLLRGRNYANGSQAVALLISGLLASVGVAAGLLVQTAVAPMAVAWVFPPLLLLSVGALVFGVVFPNRRFSPVQRRMVDILEAVLIALVLPLALGVMDLYMTIRDLNLNFF